Proteins encoded together in one Streptomyces umbrinus window:
- a CDS encoding DNA-binding protein NsdB, with protein MSGQPNTRLSDLFGLAGWSKGELARMVNRQAAAMGHPQLATDTSRVRRWIDTGEIPRDPVPRVLAALFTERLGRVVTIEDLGLVRHGRTGKRQGAGSVEHPDGMPWAPERTAAVLTEFTGMDLMLNRRGLVGAGAALAAGSAISSAMQDWLHSDPALAADAPDIDDPLHADPAGFDRYEAAPIGSQEIEELERSVEVFRAWDAARGGGLQRKAVVGQLNEVGGMLSYRHPDHLQRRLWGVAANLAVLAGWMSHDVGLEPTAQKYFIIAAHAAREGGDRPRAGEALSRAARQMVHLGRPDDALDLMKLAKSGSGDEVLPRTQAMLYTIEAWAQASLGKGQAMRRTLGEAEDLFVSDKGDVPPPSWMQLFDEADMHGMQALAYRTLAEHDPSAAAVAQSHAKEALELREKGRDRSKIFDHISLASACFIADDPEQADRYARLALTSMGSNSSHRTWDRLREMYRLTGQYSSYPKINDLREEIKLALPKGSLKARGGNSARA; from the coding sequence GTGAGCGGACAACCCAACACCCGCCTTTCGGACCTGTTCGGCCTGGCCGGCTGGTCCAAGGGGGAACTCGCGAGGATGGTCAACCGGCAGGCGGCGGCCATGGGCCACCCCCAGCTGGCGACGGACACCTCAAGGGTGCGGCGGTGGATCGACACGGGAGAGATCCCGCGAGATCCGGTGCCGCGGGTGCTGGCAGCACTGTTCACCGAGCGTCTCGGCCGTGTCGTGACCATCGAGGATCTCGGTCTGGTCCGGCACGGGCGCACGGGGAAACGGCAGGGCGCCGGGAGTGTGGAACATCCCGACGGTATGCCGTGGGCGCCCGAGCGGACTGCCGCGGTCCTCACCGAATTCACGGGAATGGACCTCATGCTCAACCGACGCGGCTTGGTGGGCGCGGGCGCCGCGCTCGCCGCCGGATCCGCAATCAGCAGCGCCATGCAGGACTGGCTGCACTCCGATCCGGCCCTCGCGGCCGACGCCCCTGACATCGACGATCCCCTGCACGCCGACCCCGCTGGGTTCGACCGCTACGAGGCCGCCCCCATCGGGTCGCAGGAGATCGAGGAACTGGAGCGCTCGGTCGAGGTGTTCCGGGCCTGGGACGCGGCCCGCGGGGGCGGACTGCAACGCAAGGCTGTCGTGGGACAGCTCAACGAAGTGGGAGGCATGCTCTCCTACCGACACCCCGACCATCTGCAGCGGCGCCTGTGGGGCGTCGCCGCCAACCTCGCCGTCCTCGCGGGCTGGATGTCGCACGACGTCGGCCTGGAGCCCACGGCCCAGAAGTACTTCATCATCGCCGCGCACGCGGCCCGAGAAGGTGGTGACCGGCCCCGCGCGGGCGAGGCGCTCTCCCGAGCGGCCCGCCAGATGGTGCACCTGGGCCGGCCCGACGACGCGCTCGACCTCATGAAGCTCGCCAAATCGGGATCGGGCGACGAGGTCCTGCCGCGCACCCAGGCCATGCTCTACACCATCGAGGCCTGGGCGCAGGCGTCGCTGGGCAAAGGCCAGGCCATGCGGCGCACCCTGGGGGAGGCGGAGGACCTCTTCGTCTCGGACAAGGGTGACGTGCCGCCGCCGAGCTGGATGCAGCTGTTCGACGAGGCCGACATGCACGGGATGCAGGCCCTGGCCTACCGGACGCTCGCGGAGCACGACCCGTCCGCGGCCGCCGTCGCACAGAGCCACGCCAAGGAAGCACTGGAGCTGCGGGAGAAGGGCCGGGACCGGTCGAAGATCTTCGACCACATCTCGCTCGCGTCCGCCTGCTTCATCGCCGACGACCCCGAACAGGCCGACCGGTACGCACGCCTGGCCCTGACGTCGATGGGCTCGAACTCCTCCCACCGCACCTGGGACCGGCTGCGTGAGATGTACCGGCTGACGGGGCAGTACTCCAGTTATCCGAAGATCAACGATCTGCGTGAGGAGATCAAACTGGCGCTGCCCAAGGGCTCGTTGAAGGCCAGGGGCGGCAACAGCGCACGGGCATAG
- a CDS encoding GNAT family N-acetyltransferase, with translation MDHVTLRPVDEDGLTVMERFLIDPEEASPFQWYGWWDTGRWRRQWAETGLITDEAGHLIVELDGEAVGFVAWRKIVATRTSYYWNMGIALLREARGKGVGTRAQRLLVEYLFAHTQVVRIEADTEVENIAEQRALGKAGFTREGVLRSAGFRDGRWRDGVRYSVLRDDVTPAHS, from the coding sequence ATGGATCACGTGACACTGCGCCCGGTGGACGAGGACGGCCTGACCGTGATGGAGCGGTTCCTGATCGACCCGGAGGAGGCCTCGCCCTTCCAGTGGTACGGCTGGTGGGACACCGGACGCTGGCGACGGCAGTGGGCCGAGACCGGCCTGATAACGGATGAGGCAGGCCATCTGATCGTGGAGCTCGACGGGGAGGCGGTGGGGTTCGTGGCCTGGCGCAAGATCGTCGCCACCCGCACGTCGTACTACTGGAACATGGGGATCGCCCTGCTGCGGGAGGCCCGTGGCAAGGGGGTGGGTACGCGGGCGCAGCGGCTGCTGGTCGAGTACCTGTTCGCGCATACGCAGGTGGTCCGGATCGAGGCGGACACCGAGGTCGAGAACATCGCCGAGCAACGGGCCCTGGGGAAGGCGGGATTCACCCGCGAGGGCGTGCTGCGGAGTGCGGGGTTCCGCGATGGGCGGTGGCGGGACGGGGTGCGGTACAGCGTGCTGCGCGACGACGTGACCCCGGCCCACTCCTGA
- a CDS encoding TetR family transcriptional regulator has product MDNGKPLSSDDEIPLRERKRLRTRGALIDAAMELFVEHGFEAVTVTDIARRAEVGRTTFFRYFTDKQEVLFADEDQHREALISAVDDAAAALAPIGDSLDRALDAGRAGMSALVGSIAEHTTWLAERERLINGDPALLARSLLKQRAYAAAAIDVLERHGAGRETAVLAAAVCQACYEAAVALTGADPDRLPGAMMATFERLSARRANVRDD; this is encoded by the coding sequence ATGGACAACGGCAAGCCGCTGAGCAGCGACGACGAGATCCCCCTCCGGGAGCGCAAGCGGCTGCGGACCCGTGGGGCCCTGATCGACGCGGCCATGGAACTCTTCGTCGAGCACGGCTTCGAGGCGGTCACGGTCACCGACATCGCCCGCCGCGCCGAAGTCGGCCGGACGACCTTCTTCCGCTACTTCACCGACAAGCAGGAAGTGCTCTTCGCGGACGAGGACCAGCACCGCGAGGCGCTCATCTCAGCCGTCGACGACGCCGCCGCTGCCCTTGCCCCCATCGGCGACTCACTCGACCGCGCGCTGGACGCGGGCCGTGCGGGCATGAGCGCGCTCGTGGGCAGCATCGCCGAACACACCACATGGCTCGCCGAGCGCGAGCGCCTGATCAACGGGGATCCCGCACTGCTCGCCCGCAGCCTGCTGAAGCAGCGCGCATACGCGGCCGCGGCGATCGACGTGCTGGAGCGCCACGGGGCCGGCCGGGAGACGGCCGTGCTCGCCGCCGCCGTCTGCCAGGCCTGCTACGAGGCCGCCGTCGCCCTGACAGGCGCGGACCCGGACCGGCTGCCGGGCGCCATGATGGCCACTTTCGAACGGCTGTCCGCGAGGCGCGCGAACGTACGCGACGACTGA
- a CDS encoding aminoglycoside phosphotransferase family protein, which translates to MYAASSSVSAPPRSLHARPVGSGPYLDPARPGAAPVLGAGRSRRVPGLGTQPLSGRLDLSGPQGAQLRTAIASVHRICPEFAPVQVLRRSGRSVLLVGTTGRSTAVAKCLLDHSPVWTERIRHEIAAYRSFVRHRPPVRVPRLIAADPDNCTLVIERMPGRVAALQRHPAESPPRADIRAALGAICRLNAWRPPAGTFDAPLDYAARISRYHELGLLTDRDMGDLQKLVHGIAHSAGRQGMGQFCHGDALLSNILLSPAGPVLVDWEHAGWYLPGYDLATLWAVLGDAPVARRQISQLAQSAGPAARDAFLVNLMLVVTREIRTYETAVQRSMHETTPAAPGPAHPGAAPSGEEQRLLLRRLHDDCQMARKAVRAAVGTR; encoded by the coding sequence ATGTACGCAGCATCGTCCTCCGTGTCCGCTCCGCCCCGGTCACTGCACGCCCGCCCGGTCGGCAGCGGCCCATATCTCGACCCCGCACGCCCGGGCGCGGCTCCCGTGCTCGGTGCCGGTAGGTCACGGCGCGTGCCGGGGCTCGGCACCCAACCGCTCAGCGGGAGACTCGACTTGTCCGGCCCCCAGGGGGCGCAGCTGCGCACGGCGATCGCGTCGGTGCACCGGATCTGTCCGGAGTTCGCTCCGGTGCAGGTGCTGCGCCGCAGCGGCCGCTCCGTGCTCCTGGTCGGCACGACAGGGCGCAGCACCGCCGTCGCCAAGTGTTTACTTGACCACTCCCCGGTGTGGACCGAGCGGATCCGTCATGAAATAGCGGCGTACCGCTCGTTCGTGCGGCACCGGCCCCCGGTGCGGGTGCCGCGCCTGATCGCGGCGGACCCGGACAACTGCACACTGGTGATCGAGCGGATGCCGGGACGGGTGGCGGCGCTGCAGCGGCACCCGGCGGAGTCCCCGCCCCGCGCGGACATCAGGGCGGCGCTCGGCGCGATCTGTCGGCTCAACGCGTGGCGGCCGCCGGCGGGGACGTTCGACGCCCCGCTGGACTACGCGGCCCGGATCTCCCGGTATCACGAGCTGGGGTTGCTCACCGACCGGGACATGGGTGATCTGCAGAAGCTGGTGCACGGCATCGCGCACTCGGCGGGCCGCCAGGGCATGGGCCAGTTCTGCCACGGCGACGCTCTCCTGTCCAACATTCTCCTGTCACCGGCCGGTCCAGTGCTGGTGGACTGGGAGCATGCGGGCTGGTATCTGCCGGGGTACGACCTGGCGACGCTGTGGGCGGTCCTCGGGGACGCGCCCGTCGCCCGGCGGCAGATCAGCCAGCTCGCGCAGTCGGCGGGACCCGCGGCGCGCGACGCGTTCCTGGTGAACCTCATGCTCGTCGTCACCAGGGAGATCCGTACGTACGAGACGGCCGTGCAGCGGTCGATGCACGAGACGACCCCGGCGGCACCGGGACCGGCCCACCCGGGTGCTGCGCCGTCCGGCGAGGAACAGCGGCTGCTGCTGAGGCGGCTGCACGACGACTGCCAGATGGCCCGCAAGGCCGTCCGAGCGGCGGTCGGCACTCGCTGA
- a CDS encoding PP2C family protein-serine/threonine phosphatase, producing MPSHLSADHPAAQPPPRGSVDALISQTRRLRGEVDAVRRDAPADGTDPEGRWQRALCDLAMHQLSDLDEHLAQLRDGPPAAPVEHEAAAPTVRAVPTAPRHGSLLSRVGSAEWNLLTDEATWSGELYQILGRDPAAPPLTLDELPSVVLEQDRPRLTAMVTDCLIDAKPIDGEFRIVRPDGDVRTVHVMGEPVLDTDGSTASMWAVLRDVSELRRSQRTVSETRDSLQHQRHFAQTERRLAVELQEAVLPPWRGSLRLPRQGPETLDLAARYLPSSTSELIGGDWYDALELTGGDTLLSVGDLTGRGVTVTSGMAMMIGALRGMAVAGTEPGQLMAWLNQLLDASVQPALGSAVCCRYRPESRTLTWAQAGHPAPLLFRNGKGRMLAPPDGVLLGATSGAVYGQAEETLEPGDLLLLHTDGLVPRRWVSPRSQSWESHDSSEVEGGGDTAAVGRLLGLAPRFGEARAAQDCVRMVVEEFGETEREDDACVLVARVAT from the coding sequence ATGCCGTCCCACCTCTCGGCGGACCACCCTGCCGCCCAGCCGCCCCCGCGCGGCTCGGTCGACGCGCTCATTTCGCAGACGCGCCGGCTGCGGGGCGAGGTGGACGCCGTACGGCGTGACGCGCCGGCCGACGGCACGGATCCGGAGGGACGCTGGCAGCGCGCCCTGTGCGATCTGGCGATGCATCAACTGAGCGACCTCGACGAGCACTTGGCACAGCTGAGGGACGGCCCGCCGGCCGCTCCCGTCGAGCACGAGGCGGCGGCTCCCACCGTACGAGCCGTGCCGACCGCACCCCGGCACGGCTCACTGCTCAGCCGGGTCGGCAGCGCCGAGTGGAACCTGCTGACGGACGAGGCGACCTGGTCCGGCGAGCTCTACCAGATCCTCGGCCGTGACCCCGCCGCTCCCCCGCTCACCCTCGACGAACTGCCCTCCGTGGTGCTGGAACAGGACCGGCCGAGGCTGACGGCGATGGTCACGGACTGCCTCATCGACGCCAAGCCGATCGACGGCGAGTTCCGTATCGTCCGGCCCGACGGCGACGTACGGACCGTGCACGTGATGGGCGAGCCCGTGCTCGACACGGACGGCAGCACCGCCTCGATGTGGGCGGTCCTGCGGGACGTCAGTGAGCTGCGCCGCAGCCAGCGGACCGTCAGTGAGACCCGTGACTCCCTTCAGCACCAACGGCACTTCGCGCAGACCGAGCGCCGGCTCGCGGTCGAGTTGCAGGAGGCCGTGCTGCCGCCGTGGCGCGGTTCCCTGCGCCTCCCGCGCCAGGGACCGGAGACGCTGGACCTGGCCGCCCGCTATCTGCCCTCCTCGACGAGCGAGCTGATCGGCGGCGACTGGTACGACGCACTCGAACTGACCGGCGGGGACACGCTGTTGAGCGTCGGCGACCTCACCGGCCGCGGTGTGACCGTCACCTCGGGCATGGCGATGATGATCGGCGCCCTGCGCGGTATGGCCGTGGCGGGCACCGAGCCCGGACAGCTCATGGCGTGGCTCAATCAGTTACTCGACGCCTCGGTCCAGCCGGCCCTGGGCAGCGCGGTGTGCTGCCGCTACCGGCCCGAGAGCCGCACGCTGACCTGGGCGCAGGCAGGACACCCCGCCCCACTGCTGTTCCGCAACGGGAAGGGGCGCATGCTTGCGCCGCCGGACGGCGTCCTGCTCGGCGCCACTTCCGGCGCTGTCTACGGACAGGCCGAAGAGACGCTCGAACCGGGCGACCTGCTCCTCCTGCACACCGACGGGCTGGTTCCTCGGCGATGGGTGTCTCCCCGGTCCCAGTCATGGGAGTCCCACGACTCGAGCGAGGTCGAGGGTGGAGGCGACACCGCGGCCGTCGGCCGTCTCCTGGGCCTGGCCCCCCGCTTCGGCGAGGCACGCGCCGCACAGGACTGCGTACGGATGGTCGTGGAGGAGTTCGGCGAGACGGAGCGCGAGGACGACGCCTGCGTACTCGTCGCCAGGGTTGCCACCTGA
- a CDS encoding alpha/beta hydrolase encodes MLSTHQRRAFTGAVTLALLGGGLPTVAAADTDRPDLSRFYDQRIKWSACEGDSLPKDLQCGKATVPVNYAKPADGTLDLALARIRATGKSRGSVVLNFGGPGGPGVSELAAGGEDFMGLTDGYDVVTFDPRGVGRSSPVSCGEGTGEAVDEADPDADDGDGPRAALDLLRRAADECAEHSGPVLSHIGTVNASRDLDVLREALGDKKLNYLGFSYGTRLGAVYAAQFPKKTGRLVLDGVDTLTEPLSEQGIVGAQGQQTALEGFLDWCTEDINCAFGQDRRTARQDVVRLVDSLDEDPVPGDFGEPFSGQDLVGAIVQALYSKELWPALSQALTSLVQDGDTRGIMRFAGGGISLPGGITVPGDGGLAEDGEGDLVDEGDIPVDNLPAALMAVNCADDPDRPTAGQITENIDRLRAEYEAASPVFGEYRLTQVLMCYGRPKGTTYIRDKVRDVDTPKLLLVGTRGDPATPYRWTTETADRLGSSAVVLDNKGEGHTGYGSSKCVHRKVDDFLLYGSLPADGSSCGAED; translated from the coding sequence ATGCTGTCCACGCATCAACGCCGCGCGTTCACCGGCGCCGTGACGCTGGCCCTGCTGGGAGGCGGGCTGCCGACGGTCGCAGCGGCGGACACCGACCGTCCCGATCTGTCCCGCTTCTACGACCAGCGGATCAAGTGGTCCGCCTGCGAGGGCGACAGCCTGCCCAAGGACCTGCAGTGCGGGAAGGCGACTGTCCCGGTCAACTACGCGAAACCCGCCGACGGGACACTCGACCTCGCCCTGGCCCGTATCCGCGCGACGGGGAAGTCCAGGGGTTCTGTGGTGCTGAACTTCGGCGGCCCGGGCGGGCCCGGAGTCAGCGAACTCGCCGCGGGCGGCGAGGACTTCATGGGCCTGACCGACGGCTACGACGTGGTGACCTTCGACCCGCGCGGCGTCGGCAGAAGCTCCCCGGTCAGCTGTGGCGAGGGGACGGGCGAGGCCGTGGACGAGGCGGATCCCGACGCGGACGACGGCGACGGCCCCCGGGCCGCTCTCGACCTGCTGCGCAGGGCCGCCGACGAGTGCGCCGAGCACTCCGGGCCCGTGCTGTCCCACATAGGCACGGTCAACGCCTCGCGCGACCTGGACGTGCTGCGCGAGGCCCTGGGCGACAAGAAGCTCAACTACCTCGGTTTCTCGTACGGAACGCGGCTGGGCGCGGTGTACGCGGCCCAGTTCCCCAAGAAGACGGGCCGGTTGGTGCTCGACGGCGTGGACACTCTCACCGAACCGCTGAGCGAACAGGGCATCGTCGGCGCGCAGGGCCAGCAGACAGCCCTCGAGGGCTTCCTCGACTGGTGCACCGAGGACATCAACTGCGCGTTCGGACAGGACAGGCGCACCGCCCGGCAGGACGTGGTCCGGCTGGTCGATTCGCTGGACGAGGACCCGGTGCCGGGAGACTTCGGCGAACCGTTCTCCGGCCAGGACCTGGTGGGCGCCATCGTTCAGGCGCTCTACAGCAAGGAGCTGTGGCCGGCCCTCTCGCAGGCGCTGACCTCGCTGGTCCAGGACGGCGACACCCGGGGCATCATGCGGTTCGCCGGCGGCGGCATCTCCCTGCCCGGCGGCATCACGGTTCCCGGCGACGGCGGGCTCGCCGAGGACGGGGAGGGGGACCTGGTCGACGAGGGCGACATTCCCGTCGACAACCTCCCGGCCGCGCTGATGGCCGTCAACTGCGCCGACGACCCCGACCGGCCCACCGCCGGCCAGATCACGGAGAACATCGACCGACTGCGCGCCGAGTACGAGGCGGCATCGCCGGTCTTCGGCGAGTACCGCCTCACACAGGTCCTGATGTGTTATGGCCGCCCGAAGGGCACTACGTACATCCGCGACAAGGTCCGCGACGTGGACACCCCGAAGCTGCTCCTCGTCGGCACCCGCGGCGACCCCGCGACACCGTACCGCTGGACCACCGAGACGGCGGACCGGCTCGGCTCGTCCGCGGTCGTCCTCGACAACAAGGGCGAGGGCCACACCGGGTACGGGTCCTCCAAGTGCGTGCACCGGAAGGTCGACGACTTCCTGCTGTACGGCTCATTGCCGGCCGACGGGAGCTCGTGCGGGGCGGAGGACTGA
- a CDS encoding acyltransferase family protein codes for MSQDLSAPAPVALRERLPEKRARPAPARRDPYFDNAKYLTIVLVVCGHAWEPLTHGSRAATAAYLTVYAFHMPAFALISGYFSRSFDMAPGRVRRLLTSVVVPYFVFETAYTLFYRWAQDDPGYPFSLLDPWYVMWFLVALFIWRLTTPIWLALRHPVPVALGFAVLAAVSPDLGGDISIQRTLGFLPFFVLGLTLRAEHFERLRTWRVRLLALPVAAVALGAAYAVAPWFSAGWFYHRGSVTGQGAPAWAGLFTTPALFLLALVLTGCFLAWVPGRHLWCTALGAGTMYGYLLHGFVIKASRFWDWYDHAWVRTPLGELAVTAAAVGLITVLCSGPVRSVFRFVVEPRMAWMFSHRGETTTTADRRPSG; via the coding sequence GTGTCGCAAGACTTGTCAGCCCCCGCGCCCGTAGCTCTGCGGGAACGCCTGCCGGAAAAACGGGCCAGGCCGGCGCCCGCCCGCAGGGACCCGTACTTCGACAACGCGAAGTACCTCACCATCGTGCTGGTGGTCTGCGGTCACGCGTGGGAGCCGCTGACCCACGGCAGCAGAGCCGCGACGGCGGCGTATCTGACCGTGTACGCCTTCCACATGCCGGCGTTCGCGCTCATCTCCGGCTACTTCTCCCGGAGTTTCGACATGGCGCCGGGCCGGGTGCGCCGACTGCTGACGAGTGTCGTCGTGCCGTACTTCGTCTTCGAGACCGCCTACACGCTCTTCTACCGCTGGGCGCAGGACGATCCGGGCTATCCGTTCAGCCTGCTCGATCCCTGGTACGTGATGTGGTTCCTGGTCGCGCTGTTCATCTGGCGGCTGACGACCCCGATCTGGCTGGCGCTGCGCCACCCGGTGCCGGTCGCGCTGGGCTTCGCCGTACTCGCCGCCGTCTCACCCGACCTGGGCGGGGACATCTCGATCCAACGGACCTTGGGGTTCCTGCCGTTCTTCGTGCTCGGACTGACTCTGCGCGCCGAGCACTTCGAGCGGCTGCGCACCTGGCGCGTACGGCTGCTCGCGCTGCCGGTGGCCGCGGTGGCCCTCGGTGCCGCGTACGCGGTGGCGCCCTGGTTCAGCGCCGGGTGGTTCTACCACCGTGGCAGCGTCACGGGCCAGGGCGCGCCGGCTTGGGCGGGGCTGTTCACCACTCCGGCGCTGTTCCTGCTCGCACTGGTCCTGACCGGCTGTTTCCTGGCCTGGGTACCGGGCCGGCATCTGTGGTGCACCGCTCTGGGCGCCGGGACGATGTACGGCTATCTGCTGCACGGCTTCGTCATCAAGGCGTCCCGCTTCTGGGACTGGTACGACCACGCATGGGTACGTACGCCGCTCGGTGAACTGGCCGTCACGGCGGCCGCCGTGGGACTCATCACGGTGCTGTGCTCGGGCCCGGTCCGTTCGGTGTTCCGGTTCGTCGTGGAGCCTCGCATGGCATGGATGTTCAGCCATCGCGGCGAGACCACGACGACGGCCGACAGACGTCCCTCCGGCTAA
- a CDS encoding baeRF3 domain-containing protein — protein sequence MEHVLSPTTLTELRRPRPYPAVSVLTPTHRREPDNAQDPVRLRNVLAEAKKQLESDPAVTRDRRMDVVGQLEQALAEVDLAHAEDGLAIFAAPGEHQVWSLARTVPERVVLSDTFLTRNLVAAQAAERPFWVLAVSADRISLWSGGGGHVVESEAAGFPLTRSLEDPDAERKERIGDLPSTFRDEQTRHFLRDGDTVLASVLRGDPRPVYVTGEQAALSLLDEVGTITKDAVHVAHGGLAHASADAVWQAVSPLVTAEDRKSAETVARELETAKGRRAFAAGVDEVWQNATAGRVRLLAVEENYRVTVRDDGGDHLVPADTDDLDARDDIVDEIVEQCLDTGAQVRFVPDGALSDAAGIAGVLRY from the coding sequence ATGGAGCATGTTCTGAGCCCCACCACCCTCACCGAACTGCGCCGCCCGCGGCCCTATCCGGCCGTGTCGGTGCTCACTCCGACCCATCGCCGCGAGCCCGACAACGCACAGGACCCCGTCCGGCTGCGCAATGTCCTGGCCGAGGCGAAGAAGCAGCTGGAATCCGATCCCGCGGTCACCCGTGACCGGCGGATGGATGTCGTCGGGCAACTGGAGCAGGCGCTCGCGGAGGTCGATCTGGCGCACGCCGAGGACGGCCTCGCGATCTTCGCCGCCCCCGGGGAGCACCAGGTGTGGTCGCTGGCCCGGACCGTGCCGGAGCGCGTCGTCCTCTCGGACACCTTCCTGACCCGCAACCTCGTCGCCGCACAGGCGGCCGAGCGTCCGTTCTGGGTGCTGGCCGTCTCCGCGGACCGGATCTCCCTGTGGAGCGGCGGCGGGGGACATGTCGTCGAGTCCGAGGCGGCCGGCTTCCCGCTGACGCGGAGCCTGGAGGACCCGGACGCCGAGCGCAAGGAACGTATCGGCGACCTGCCGAGCACCTTCCGCGACGAGCAGACGCGCCACTTCCTGCGAGACGGCGACACCGTCCTCGCCAGCGTTCTGCGCGGCGACCCGCGACCGGTGTACGTCACCGGCGAGCAGGCCGCACTCTCGCTTCTCGACGAGGTCGGCACCATCACCAAGGACGCCGTCCACGTCGCGCACGGCGGTCTCGCGCACGCGAGTGCCGACGCCGTGTGGCAGGCGGTCAGCCCCCTGGTCACGGCCGAGGACCGCAAGAGCGCCGAAACCGTGGCACGGGAACTCGAAACGGCCAAGGGCCGACGGGCGTTCGCGGCCGGTGTCGACGAGGTCTGGCAGAACGCGACCGCCGGCCGGGTCCGGCTGCTGGCCGTCGAGGAGAACTACCGCGTGACCGTACGCGACGACGGCGGCGACCATCTCGTCCCGGCCGACACCGACGACCTGGACGCCCGCGACGACATCGTGGACGAGATCGTCGAACAGTGCCTGGACACCGGCGCGCAGGTGCGCTTCGTCCCGGACGGCGCGCTGAGCGACGCGGCGGGCATCGCGGGAGTGCTGCGCTACTGA
- a CDS encoding chaplin → MKWVARNGLIIAAAASGAVAVTMPVYADSAADGGTAKSPGVISGNTFQLPVHVPVNVCGNTVNVVGLLNPAAGNRCANEGGHGKGDGKGGDGKGGAHAGSAGAVAEGGAKDSPGVISGNGVQLPVQLPVNVTGNSVSVVGIGNPAIGNESTNTSRERPHHPDNPVSPPAPKPVEPPKKPERPAKPAEPVEPEAPRAVPQGPGASLAQTGTDLMGPTVAASAALMLGGAALYRRFRTAVAPRSGHAGAGGPESADGS, encoded by the coding sequence ATGAAATGGGTTGCCCGAAATGGTTTGATCATCGCGGCCGCCGCCTCCGGCGCCGTGGCCGTGACGATGCCGGTGTACGCGGACTCCGCGGCGGACGGCGGCACGGCCAAGTCGCCGGGGGTGATCTCCGGCAACACCTTTCAGCTCCCGGTGCACGTTCCGGTGAACGTGTGCGGGAACACGGTGAACGTGGTCGGACTCCTCAACCCCGCAGCGGGCAACCGCTGCGCCAACGAGGGCGGCCACGGCAAGGGCGACGGCAAGGGCGGCGACGGCAAGGGCGGTGCCCATGCGGGTTCCGCCGGCGCGGTCGCCGAGGGAGGGGCCAAGGATTCACCGGGTGTGATTTCCGGCAACGGCGTGCAACTCCCGGTCCAGCTCCCCGTGAACGTCACCGGCAACTCGGTGAGCGTCGTCGGCATCGGCAATCCCGCCATCGGCAACGAGTCCACGAACACGTCGAGGGAGCGGCCGCACCACCCGGACAACCCGGTGTCGCCCCCGGCCCCGAAGCCGGTGGAGCCGCCGAAGAAGCCGGAGCGACCGGCGAAGCCGGCTGAGCCGGTGGAGCCCGAGGCGCCGCGGGCCGTTCCGCAGGGGCCCGGAGCGTCCCTCGCCCAGACCGGCACGGACCTGATGGGCCCGACGGTCGCGGCCAGCGCCGCGCTGATGCTGGGTGGCGCCGCACTGTACCGGCGTTTCCGGACGGCTGTCGCGCCCCGGTCCGGGCACGCCGGTGCGGGTGGGCCGGAGTCCGCGGACGGCTCCTGA
- a CDS encoding GNAT family N-acetyltransferase → MTPPSAEGLVVTQASLDDWPVIKGWAADEGWDPGESDGACFFAQDPEGFFLGRIDGEPVSAISVVNYGADYAFLGCYLVRPDVRGRGYGLTTWKTALAHAGGRTVGLDGVVAQQGNYRRSGFELAYKTFRFGGVPAAGEPAGTGVRAAEAADLDAITAYDSACYPADRARFVEHWINGPGHRALVRIVDGRLTGYGVIRPALTSLRIGPLFADTAEDARALFAALAAEADGRPVSVDIPETSAAGVALAEEYGLTPSFETARMYTGPVRPHATDRVFGVTTLELG, encoded by the coding sequence ATGACCCCTCCGAGCGCCGAAGGCCTCGTCGTCACGCAGGCCTCGCTCGACGACTGGCCGGTGATCAAGGGGTGGGCGGCGGACGAGGGGTGGGATCCGGGGGAGTCGGACGGCGCGTGCTTCTTCGCCCAGGATCCCGAGGGGTTCTTCCTCGGCAGGATCGACGGGGAGCCGGTCTCCGCGATCTCCGTCGTCAACTACGGCGCCGACTACGCTTTCCTGGGCTGCTACCTCGTACGCCCCGATGTACGGGGTCGCGGCTACGGCCTCACCACCTGGAAGACGGCCCTCGCCCACGCGGGCGGCCGGACGGTCGGGCTCGACGGGGTGGTCGCGCAGCAGGGGAACTACCGCCGGTCGGGGTTCGAACTCGCCTACAAGACCTTCCGGTTCGGAGGCGTCCCGGCCGCGGGGGAGCCCGCCGGAACCGGCGTCCGGGCTGCCGAGGCGGCGGACCTCGACGCGATCACGGCCTACGACAGCGCCTGTTACCCCGCCGACCGGGCACGCTTCGTAGAGCACTGGATCAACGGGCCCGGGCACCGCGCCCTGGTCCGGATCGTCGACGGGCGGCTGACCGGCTACGGCGTGATCCGGCCCGCGCTCACCTCGCTGCGCATCGGACCGCTGTTCGCCGACACCGCCGAGGACGCCCGCGCCCTCTTCGCCGCACTGGCCGCCGAGGCCGACGGCCGCCCCGTCTCCGTCGACATCCCCGAGACGAGCGCGGCGGGCGTCGCCCTGGCCGAGGAGTACGGTCTGACCCCGTCGTTCGAGACCGCCCGGATGTACACCGGGCCCGTCCGCCCGCACGCCACGGACCGGGTCTTCGGGGTCACGACACTCGAACTGGGTTAG